The following coding sequences are from one Bradyrhizobium sp. WSM471 window:
- a CDS encoding cytochrome c, which translates to MAERLTKSAARNVFYGGSAFFFAIFIGLTAHSHYYMATTSTDAATLTSSVARGKHVWEKNSCINCHTLLGEGAYFAPEVGNVWDRWGGKEDPAGARETLKAWMQSQPSGAEGRRQMPQFNLTDQELNDLADFLQWVSTIKRQDWPPNKAG; encoded by the coding sequence ATGGCTGAACGCCTGACCAAGTCGGCCGCTCGAAACGTCTTCTACGGCGGCTCGGCCTTTTTCTTCGCCATCTTCATCGGGCTGACGGCGCACAGCCACTACTACATGGCCACGACATCGACGGACGCGGCGACGCTGACGTCGTCGGTCGCCCGCGGCAAGCATGTCTGGGAAAAGAACTCCTGCATCAACTGCCACACGTTGCTCGGCGAAGGCGCCTATTTCGCGCCCGAAGTTGGCAACGTCTGGGATCGATGGGGCGGCAAGGAGGATCCGGCCGGCGCGCGAGAGACGTTGAAGGCCTGGATGCAGTCGCAGCCTTCGGGCGCGGAGGGCCGGCGACAGATGCCGCAGTTCAACCTCACCGATCAGGAGCTCAACGATCTCGCCGATTTCCTGCAATGGGTGAGCACGATCAAGCGCCAGGATTGGCCGCCGAACAAGGCCGGCTGA
- a CDS encoding cbb3-type cytochrome c oxidase subunit I, whose product MKYQTQKVAMLYFYGALTLFLAQVLFGLLAGTIYVLPNTLSVLLPFNIVRMIHTNALIVWSLLGFMGATYYLLPEETETELYSPLLAKIQFWMFFGAAGVAVVGYLFHYHEGREFLEQPFIIKVGIVVVCLMFLFNVTMTALKGRKTTVTNILLFGLWGVAIFFLFAFYNPANLAVDKMYWWYVVHLWVEGVWELIMASVLAYLMIKLNGIDREVVEKWLYVIIGLALFSGILGTGHHFYWIGAPGYWQWIGSLFSTLEVAPFFTMVVFTVQMTWKAGRKHPNRAALLWSVGCSVMAFLGAGVWGFLHTLSSVNYYTHGTQVTAAHGHLAFFGAYVMLNLAVMAYAIPQIKGRAPYNQWLSMTSFWIMCTAMMTMTFALTFAGVVQVHLQRVLGQGYMDVQDQLAFFYWVRLGSGGFVAISALMFVWAVLVPGREKLATIPAALQPAE is encoded by the coding sequence ATGAAATATCAAACGCAGAAAGTCGCGATGCTGTATTTCTACGGCGCGCTGACCCTCTTCCTGGCCCAGGTCCTGTTCGGCCTCCTCGCCGGGACCATCTACGTCCTGCCCAACACGCTGTCGGTGCTGCTGCCGTTCAATATCGTCAGGATGATCCACACCAACGCGCTGATCGTGTGGTCGTTGCTCGGCTTCATGGGCGCGACCTACTACCTGCTGCCTGAAGAAACCGAGACCGAGCTGTACAGCCCGCTGCTCGCAAAGATCCAGTTCTGGATGTTCTTCGGCGCAGCGGGCGTGGCGGTGGTCGGCTATCTCTTCCACTACCATGAAGGCCGCGAGTTCCTCGAGCAGCCCTTCATCATCAAGGTCGGCATCGTCGTCGTCTGCCTGATGTTCCTGTTCAACGTGACCATGACTGCACTCAAGGGACGCAAGACCACGGTCACCAACATCCTGCTGTTCGGCCTGTGGGGCGTTGCGATCTTCTTCCTGTTCGCCTTCTACAATCCGGCGAACCTCGCCGTCGACAAGATGTACTGGTGGTACGTCGTCCATCTCTGGGTCGAGGGCGTCTGGGAGCTGATCATGGCCTCCGTGCTCGCCTATCTCATGATCAAGCTCAATGGCATCGATCGCGAGGTGGTCGAGAAGTGGCTCTACGTCATTATCGGCCTCGCGCTGTTCTCCGGGATTCTCGGCACCGGCCACCATTTCTACTGGATCGGCGCGCCCGGCTACTGGCAGTGGATCGGCTCGCTGTTCTCGACGCTCGAGGTCGCGCCGTTCTTCACGATGGTGGTCTTCACGGTGCAGATGACCTGGAAGGCCGGCCGCAAGCATCCGAACCGCGCCGCGCTGCTGTGGTCGGTCGGCTGTTCGGTGATGGCGTTCCTGGGGGCCGGCGTCTGGGGTTTCCTGCACACGCTGTCCTCGGTGAACTACTACACCCACGGCACCCAGGTCACCGCCGCGCATGGCCATCTCGCCTTCTTCGGCGCCTATGTGATGCTCAATCTTGCCGTGATGGCTTACGCCATCCCGCAGATCAAGGGACGCGCACCCTATAACCAGTGGCTCAGCATGACGAGCTTCTGGATCATGTGCACGGCCATGATGACGATGACGTTCGCGCTGACCTTTGCCGGCGTGGTCCAGGTCCATCTCCAGCGCGTGCTCGGCCAGGGCTACATGGACGTGCAGGACCAGCTCGCCTTTTTCTACTGGGTGCGGCTCGGCTCCGGTGGGTTCGTCGCGATCTCCGCGCTGATGTTCGTCTGGGCGGTGCTGGTGCCCGGCCGCGAAAAGCTGGCGACCATTCCCGCCGCGCTGCAGCCGGCCGAGTAA
- a CDS encoding CbbQ/NirQ/NorQ/GpvN family protein, whose product MKAALHALAAPAPALPAYVASGNECALFEHAWRHRLPVLLKGPTGCGKTRFVAHMAARLGLPLHTVACHDDLTAADLTGRYLLRGGDTVWTDGPLTRAVREGGICYLDEVVEARKDVTVVLHPLTDDRRILPLERTGEELGAPASFMLVVSYNPGYQTLLKALKPSTRQRFVAIEFGFLPAEQEIAVASAESGLPPDRVRPLVALAGRLRALKGHDLEEGVSTRLVVYCATLIAAGVSIADAVLAGMIEPLTDDSDVKAALLDVARAVIG is encoded by the coding sequence ATGAAAGCAGCCCTTCACGCCTTGGCCGCGCCCGCACCCGCGCTACCGGCCTACGTCGCAAGCGGCAACGAGTGTGCCCTGTTCGAGCACGCCTGGCGGCACCGGCTTCCGGTCCTGCTGAAGGGGCCGACCGGTTGCGGCAAGACGCGTTTCGTCGCGCATATGGCGGCGCGGCTGGGCTTGCCGCTCCACACCGTCGCCTGCCACGACGATCTCACCGCCGCCGATCTCACCGGCCGCTATCTGCTGAGGGGCGGCGACACCGTGTGGACCGACGGTCCATTAACGCGCGCGGTCCGCGAGGGCGGCATCTGCTATCTCGACGAGGTGGTGGAAGCCCGCAAGGACGTCACTGTCGTGCTGCATCCGCTCACCGACGACCGCCGTATCCTGCCGCTGGAGCGAACCGGCGAGGAGCTCGGCGCTCCCGCGAGCTTCATGCTCGTCGTCTCCTACAATCCCGGTTACCAGACCCTGCTCAAGGCGTTGAAGCCATCGACGCGGCAGCGCTTCGTCGCCATCGAGTTCGGCTTCCTGCCGGCCGAGCAGGAGATTGCGGTGGCGTCGGCCGAGAGCGGGCTGCCACCGGATCGCGTACGGCCGCTGGTCGCGCTTGCCGGACGCCTGCGGGCGTTGAAGGGGCATGATCTGGAGGAGGGCGTCTCGACCCGGCTCGTGGTGTATTGCGCGACCTTGATCGCGGCGGGTGTCTCGATCGCCGATGCCGTGCTCGCCGGCATGATTGAGCCGCTGACCGACGATTCCGACGTCAAGGCGGCGCTGCTGGATGTCGCGCGCGCCGTGATCGGGTGA
- a CDS encoding nitric oxide reductase activation protein NorD: MLDFLELEETVGRAWHRMVGGTASYPAHDDHAVALADIRGRLAVMFRALGGETGVQIASAGAHRAGHRLGWRQRIGLGDERLEQPGRDAATIFLADRIAIFADRDLNACLYRWLAAWFAVAPIETITEDDPLRRDLLVLRRASETAVFVLTQFPGLASDYARLAAATAEARPRRPLPRLEQEIEQIALALLGAGKASASRLWPAMMGTGPLPDKAPPGYRSVLPCPLWGDCWTRELSPAHAGGDACAPGANAVAQDNRKRFAVREREDNPNRRDPFVLNRFEKILAMAEMVNVDRPADDSEDEDAQKAADDLEEMTLSRRSGKPASRLKFDLDLPPEALDASPLKADLTYPEWDYRSSSYLSDHCRVLAGAASETGETWLPDETMRRHIRQVRQRFEILRPRRELMRAQADGHDLDLDALVRARCDLRAGSGGGLDRIHVAMRPQGHDLAVTLLVDVSLSTDAWVDGHRVLDVEKEALLVLAHGLSACGDHHSILAFTSRRRSWVRLETVKAFGEPMSGTVERRIGALKPGYYTRIGAAVRHASAELARQPQRKKLLLVLTDGKPNDVDHYEGRFAVEDTRKSVQEARRLGIAAFGVTVDATAQSYFPTLFGRGGYAIVGNIRRLPAALPAIYRQVAH, encoded by the coding sequence ATGCTCGACTTCCTCGAACTTGAGGAGACGGTCGGCCGCGCCTGGCATCGGATGGTCGGCGGCACCGCGAGCTATCCGGCTCACGATGATCACGCGGTGGCACTTGCGGACATCAGAGGCCGGCTCGCGGTGATGTTCCGTGCACTTGGCGGCGAGACGGGCGTTCAGATCGCGAGCGCGGGCGCACACAGGGCGGGCCATCGGCTCGGCTGGCGGCAACGCATCGGCCTTGGAGACGAACGTCTCGAACAGCCGGGCCGCGACGCCGCGACCATCTTCCTTGCCGATCGCATCGCGATATTTGCCGACCGCGACCTCAACGCATGCCTCTACCGCTGGCTCGCGGCGTGGTTCGCGGTCGCGCCGATCGAGACGATCACGGAGGATGATCCGCTGCGGCGGGACCTCCTGGTCTTGCGCCGGGCGAGCGAGACGGCGGTCTTCGTGCTCACGCAGTTTCCCGGGCTCGCGTCCGATTACGCGCGGCTCGCCGCCGCAACCGCCGAAGCCCGGCCGCGACGTCCGTTGCCGCGTCTCGAGCAGGAGATCGAGCAGATCGCTCTCGCCTTGCTCGGGGCCGGAAAGGCGTCCGCAAGCCGGCTGTGGCCGGCGATGATGGGGACAGGTCCGCTGCCGGACAAGGCACCGCCGGGCTATCGCTCGGTGCTGCCGTGTCCGCTCTGGGGCGATTGCTGGACGCGCGAGCTCTCGCCCGCGCATGCGGGCGGCGATGCGTGCGCACCGGGCGCGAATGCCGTGGCCCAGGATAATCGCAAGCGCTTTGCCGTGCGCGAGCGCGAGGACAACCCCAATCGCCGCGATCCCTTCGTGCTCAACCGCTTCGAAAAGATTCTCGCAATGGCCGAGATGGTCAATGTCGACCGTCCGGCTGACGACAGCGAGGATGAGGACGCGCAGAAGGCCGCCGACGATCTCGAGGAGATGACGCTGAGCCGCCGCAGCGGCAAGCCGGCGAGCCGGCTCAAATTCGATCTCGACCTGCCGCCGGAAGCCCTCGATGCCTCGCCGCTGAAGGCTGACCTCACCTATCCCGAATGGGACTACCGCAGCAGCTCCTACCTGTCCGATCACTGTCGCGTGCTCGCGGGCGCCGCGTCCGAGACCGGCGAGACCTGGTTGCCCGACGAGACCATGCGCCGGCATATCCGTCAGGTGCGGCAGCGCTTCGAGATCTTGCGGCCGCGCCGCGAATTGATGCGCGCCCAGGCTGACGGACACGACCTCGACCTCGACGCGCTCGTGCGCGCCCGCTGCGATCTTCGCGCCGGCAGCGGCGGCGGTCTCGATCGCATCCATGTCGCGATGCGCCCGCAAGGGCACGATCTCGCCGTCACGCTGCTTGTCGACGTCTCGCTCTCGACGGACGCCTGGGTCGACGGCCATCGCGTGCTCGACGTCGAGAAGGAGGCGCTACTCGTGCTCGCGCACGGCCTGTCGGCCTGCGGCGATCACCACAGCATCCTGGCCTTCACCTCGCGCCGGCGGTCCTGGGTGAGGCTCGAGACCGTCAAGGCCTTCGGCGAGCCGATGAGCGGGACAGTGGAGCGTCGTATCGGCGCGCTGAAGCCCGGCTATTACACGAGGATCGGCGCGGCGGTGCGCCACGCCTCGGCCGAGCTCGCGCGTCAGCCGCAGCGCAAGAAGCTGCTGCTCGTCCTCACCGACGGCAAGCCGAACGATGTCGATCATTACGAAGGCCGCTTCGCGGTCGAGGACACCCGCAAATCGGTGCAGGAGGCGCGCCGGCTCGGCATCGCCGCCTTCGGCGTCACGGTGGACGCAACCGCGCAATCCTATTTCCCGACGCTGTTCGGGCGTGGCGGCTACGCCATCGTCGGCAACATCCGCCGACTGCCCGCGGCGCTGCCGGCGATTTACCGGCAGGTGGCGCACTGA
- a CDS encoding HAD family hydrolase: protein MDQGRPKPDLIIFDCDGVLVDSELLSCRCLSDVLAECGIALSPDQALELFLGRSTKAVEQHYRDLGQVVPDGFLPRLKSHVLSTFAGSLQPIADIATVISELRSPFCVASSSDIDRVALSLDVTGLRAHFGGRIYTAQMVRHGKPAPDLFLYAAEQMGTQPARTLVIEDSASGVQAGKAAGMMVWGFAGGSHYRGRDGQAILSGAGADRVFARMIDFWKDA, encoded by the coding sequence ATGGACCAGGGCCGGCCGAAACCCGATCTGATCATCTTCGACTGCGACGGCGTGCTGGTCGACAGTGAGCTGTTGAGCTGTCGGTGTCTGTCCGACGTGCTGGCCGAATGCGGCATCGCACTGAGCCCGGACCAGGCGCTCGAGCTCTTTCTCGGACGCAGCACGAAAGCGGTCGAGCAGCATTATCGTGATCTCGGGCAGGTCGTGCCGGACGGCTTTCTGCCGCGCTTGAAGTCGCATGTGTTGAGCACGTTCGCCGGATCACTTCAGCCGATCGCGGATATTGCCACCGTGATATCGGAATTGCGGTCACCATTCTGCGTGGCCTCGTCCAGCGACATCGACCGTGTCGCGCTCTCCCTTGACGTTACCGGCCTGCGGGCGCATTTCGGCGGCCGGATTTACACCGCGCAGATGGTCAGGCATGGCAAGCCGGCGCCCGATCTCTTTCTGTACGCGGCCGAGCAGATGGGCACGCAACCTGCGCGCACGCTGGTGATCGAGGACAGTGCGAGTGGCGTGCAGGCGGGCAAGGCGGCCGGCATGATGGTCTGGGGATTTGCCGGCGGCAGCCATTATCGCGGACGCGACGGGCAGGCTATACTGTCGGGTGCGGGGGCCGACCGGGTCTTCGCGCGCATGATCGATTTCTGGAAGGACGCCTGA
- a CDS encoding sugar-binding transcriptional regulator translates to MAAENEKSRLDDAARAGWLYFIAGHTQDEIAKMLQVSRASAQRLVSLCLAERLITFRLEHPIAACMELAARLKERFDLAHCEVVPADSAAPQATAGIAERCANLLDSTLRSETPVIVALGTGRAVRAAVERVTPIDRPNHQIVSLVGNISADGSASFYDTVGRLADRTGARHYPMPLPFLMSSEDERNKMVRIEPIAKVKAVAAKADLRLVGIGQMDQKAQVHVDGFVTRDELFEMMRQGAIGEITGWAYDSKGRLLKAGTNRRLTSIPPEVPAKTTTIGAAVGAAKVPAIAAALNGRLINGLITDEATARAILER, encoded by the coding sequence ATGGCCGCCGAGAACGAAAAGTCCAGGCTCGATGACGCCGCGCGTGCCGGCTGGCTCTATTTCATTGCCGGTCACACCCAGGACGAGATCGCGAAGATGCTCCAAGTGTCGCGCGCGTCGGCGCAGCGGCTGGTGTCGCTGTGTCTCGCCGAGCGGCTCATCACCTTCCGGCTCGAACATCCCATCGCCGCGTGTATGGAGCTGGCGGCGCGGTTGAAGGAACGTTTCGACCTCGCCCATTGCGAGGTGGTGCCGGCGGATTCCGCCGCGCCGCAGGCCACGGCGGGCATCGCCGAACGCTGCGCCAATCTGCTCGATTCCACGCTGCGTTCGGAAACCCCCGTCATCGTTGCGCTCGGCACGGGACGCGCCGTGCGCGCCGCGGTCGAGCGCGTCACGCCGATTGACCGGCCCAACCACCAGATCGTCTCGCTGGTCGGCAATATCTCCGCCGACGGTTCGGCGAGCTTCTACGACACCGTCGGCCGGCTTGCCGACCGCACCGGCGCGCGGCACTATCCGATGCCGCTGCCGTTCCTGATGTCATCCGAGGATGAGCGCAACAAAATGGTCCGGATCGAGCCGATCGCGAAGGTGAAGGCCGTCGCAGCCAAGGCGGATTTGCGCCTCGTCGGCATCGGTCAGATGGACCAGAAGGCGCAGGTCCATGTCGACGGCTTCGTCACCCGCGACGAATTGTTCGAGATGATGCGGCAAGGGGCGATCGGCGAGATCACCGGCTGGGCCTATGATTCCAAGGGCCGCCTGCTGAAGGCCGGCACCAACAGGCGCCTGACCAGCATCCCGCCGGAAGTGCCCGCGAAGACCACGACGATCGGCGCCGCCGTCGGCGCGGCCAAGGTGCCGGCGATTGCTGCGGCGTTGAATGGACGGTTGATCAACGGCCTGATCACGGACGAGGCGACGGCAAGGGCGATTCTGGAGCGCTGA
- a CDS encoding sugar ABC transporter substrate-binding protein — MKHVLGAVCGASCLLLAVPAMAETTLTIATVNNGDMIRMQGLTAEFTKKNPDISVKWVTLEENVLRQRVTTDIATKGGQFDVLTIGTYEVPIWAKKGWLVPLANLGADYDVADLLPKIKDAVSVDGKLYAAPFYGESSMVMYRTDLFDKAGLKMPEKPTWDFVIDAAKKLTDKSAGVYGICLRGKAGWGENMAFLSAMANSYGARWFDEKWQPQFNTPEWKATLTTYVDLMKQAGPPGASSNGFNENLALFNAGKCAMWIDATVAASFVTNPKDSKVADKVGFALAPNTGLGKNANWLWAWNLAIPAGSKKAEAAEKFIAWATSKDYTKTVAAKEGWANVPPGTRTSLYQNPEYLKVAPFAKLTLASIDAADPNKPTVKPVPYVGVQYAAIPEFQGIGTQVGQQFSAALAGSMTVDAALTAAQSSTEREMKRAGYIK; from the coding sequence GTGAAACACGTCCTCGGCGCCGTCTGCGGCGCGTCTTGCCTGTTGCTGGCCGTCCCCGCGATGGCTGAAACGACCCTGACGATCGCCACCGTGAACAACGGCGACATGATCCGGATGCAGGGGCTGACGGCCGAATTCACCAAGAAGAACCCCGATATCAGCGTCAAATGGGTGACGCTGGAAGAGAACGTGCTGCGCCAGCGCGTCACCACCGACATCGCCACCAAGGGCGGCCAGTTCGACGTCCTCACGATCGGCACCTACGAGGTGCCGATCTGGGCCAAGAAGGGCTGGCTGGTGCCGCTGGCCAATCTCGGCGCCGACTACGACGTCGCCGACCTCCTGCCCAAGATCAAGGATGCGGTCTCGGTCGACGGCAAGCTCTACGCCGCGCCGTTCTACGGCGAGAGCTCGATGGTGATGTACCGCACCGACCTGTTCGACAAGGCCGGCCTCAAGATGCCGGAAAAGCCGACCTGGGATTTTGTCATCGACGCCGCCAAGAAGCTCACCGACAAGAGCGCCGGCGTCTACGGCATCTGCCTGCGCGGCAAGGCCGGCTGGGGCGAGAACATGGCGTTCCTCTCCGCCATGGCCAATTCCTACGGCGCACGCTGGTTCGATGAGAAGTGGCAGCCGCAGTTCAACACGCCGGAATGGAAGGCGACTCTCACGACCTATGTCGACCTGATGAAGCAGGCCGGCCCTCCCGGTGCGAGCTCGAACGGCTTCAACGAGAACCTCGCGCTGTTCAATGCCGGCAAGTGCGCAATGTGGATCGATGCCACGGTCGCGGCGTCCTTCGTCACCAATCCGAAGGACTCCAAGGTCGCCGACAAGGTCGGCTTCGCGCTCGCGCCCAACACGGGCCTTGGCAAGAACGCCAACTGGCTGTGGGCCTGGAATCTCGCGATCCCCGCGGGTTCGAAGAAGGCGGAAGCCGCCGAGAAGTTCATCGCCTGGGCAACGAGCAAGGACTACACCAAGACCGTCGCCGCAAAGGAGGGTTGGGCCAACGTGCCGCCGGGCACCCGAACCTCTCTGTACCAGAACCCCGAATATCTGAAGGTCGCCCCGTTCGCGAAGCTGACGCTGGCCTCGATCGATGCCGCCGATCCGAACAAGCCGACGGTGAAGCCGGTGCCTTACGTCGGCGTGCAATATGCGGCGATCCCCGAATTCCAGGGCATCGGCACGCAGGTGGGCCAGCAGTTCTCGGCCGCGCTTGCGGGATCGATGACGGTCGATGCCGCGCTCACCGCGGCGCAATCTTCGACCGAGCGCGAGATGAAGCGCGCCGGTTACATCAAGTGA
- a CDS encoding carbohydrate ABC transporter permease codes for MATRQTQLLARTLLTPAVGLLFIWMIVPLALTLYFSTLHYSLLDPGSESFVGLENFRYFLTDPAFLASLQNTLVLVGSVLALTVLLGIPLALLLDQPVIGLNIVRLMVIAPFFVMPTVSALVWKNLLMHPVSGLFAWIASLFGLTPIDWFTDAPLLAVILIVSWQWLPFATLILLTAMQSLDEEQKEAAEMDGASAVSTFIYITLPHLARPITVVILIETIFLLTVFAEIYVTTGGGPGLSTTNIAFLIYSQALIQYDVGTASAGGLVAVVIANVVAFFLVRIVGRNLEA; via the coding sequence ATGGCAACCCGGCAGACGCAGCTTCTCGCACGGACGCTCCTGACGCCGGCGGTCGGGCTGCTGTTCATCTGGATGATCGTCCCGCTCGCGCTGACGCTCTATTTCTCGACGCTTCACTACAGCCTGCTGGATCCCGGCTCGGAATCATTCGTCGGGCTGGAAAATTTCCGCTACTTCCTCACCGATCCCGCGTTTCTCGCCTCCCTCCAGAATACGCTGGTGCTGGTCGGCTCGGTGCTGGCGCTGACAGTCCTGCTCGGAATTCCGCTGGCGCTGTTGCTCGACCAGCCCGTGATCGGCCTGAACATCGTGCGGCTGATGGTGATCGCGCCGTTCTTCGTCATGCCGACGGTGAGCGCACTGGTCTGGAAGAACCTGTTGATGCATCCGGTGTCCGGGCTGTTTGCCTGGATCGCGTCGCTGTTCGGCTTGACGCCGATCGACTGGTTTACCGACGCGCCGCTGCTCGCGGTGATCCTGATCGTGTCCTGGCAATGGCTGCCGTTCGCCACGCTGATTTTGCTCACTGCGATGCAGTCGCTCGACGAGGAGCAGAAGGAAGCCGCCGAAATGGACGGCGCCAGCGCGGTCTCGACCTTCATCTACATTACGCTCCCGCACCTCGCGCGTCCCATCACGGTGGTGATCCTGATCGAGACGATCTTCCTGCTCACCGTCTTTGCCGAAATTTACGTCACCACGGGTGGCGGCCCAGGACTGTCGACCACCAACATCGCTTTCCTGATCTATTCGCAGGCACTGATCCAGTACGATGTCGGCACCGCCTCGGCGGGCGGCCTCGTCGCTGTCGTGATCGCCAACGTCGTAGCCTTCTTCCTGGTCCGCATCGTCGGCCGCAACCTGGAGGCATGA
- a CDS encoding carbohydrate ABC transporter permease has protein sequence MARMATRQRVVVSTIGAWFFGFLIFFPILWMVLASFKTELEAFAIPPSFLFFHWTTENYATVQERSDYFLHAMNSIIIAGGSTLIALLIAIPAAWSMAFSPTKRTKDILLWMLSTKMMPPVGVLVPIYLIYKSFGLLDSRIGLVFILCLGNLPIVIWMLFTYFKEIPRDILEAARMDGATIGRELVYVLTPMAIPGLASTMLLNLILAWNEAFWTLNLSTSNAAPLTTFIASYSSPEGLFWAKLSAASTLAIAPILVLGWFSQKQLVRGLTFGAVK, from the coding sequence ATGGCGCGGATGGCGACGAGGCAGCGGGTGGTGGTCTCGACGATCGGGGCGTGGTTCTTCGGCTTCCTGATCTTCTTTCCGATCCTCTGGATGGTATTGGCGAGCTTCAAGACCGAACTTGAGGCCTTCGCGATTCCGCCGTCCTTCCTGTTCTTCCACTGGACCACCGAGAACTACGCAACGGTTCAGGAGCGCAGCGACTATTTCCTCCACGCGATGAACTCGATCATCATCGCCGGCGGTTCGACGCTCATTGCGCTATTGATCGCGATCCCTGCGGCCTGGTCGATGGCGTTCTCGCCGACCAAGCGCACCAAGGACATCCTGCTCTGGATGCTCTCGACCAAGATGATGCCACCGGTCGGCGTGTTGGTGCCGATCTACCTGATCTACAAGTCCTTCGGCCTGCTCGATTCCCGCATCGGCCTGGTTTTCATCCTGTGCCTCGGAAACTTGCCGATCGTGATCTGGATGCTCTTCACCTATTTCAAGGAGATCCCGCGCGACATCCTGGAAGCCGCGCGCATGGACGGCGCCACCATCGGCCGCGAGCTGGTCTATGTCCTGACGCCGATGGCGATCCCGGGGCTTGCATCGACCATGCTGCTGAACCTGATCCTTGCCTGGAACGAGGCGTTCTGGACGCTCAATCTGTCGACCTCGAACGCTGCGCCGCTCACCACGTTCATCGCGTCCTATTCGAGCCCGGAAGGGCTGTTCTGGGCAAAGCTGTCGGCGGCGTCGACGCTGGCGATTGCGCCCATTCTCGTCCTCGGTTGGTTCAGCCAGAAGCAGCTCGTGCGCGGGCTCACCTTTGGCGCGGTAAAGTAG
- a CDS encoding ABC transporter ATP-binding protein, which translates to MGQITLQDVQKSFGPVHIIKGADLEIADGSFVVFVGPSGCGKTTLLRLIAGLEDVSGGKILIDGKNVVDTPPAKRGLSMVFQSYALYPHMSVRGNIGFGLKMAGLAKDEINRKVEAAAATLNLTPYLDRKPRELSGGQRQRVAIGRAIVREPKAFLFDEPLSNLDAALRVQMRIEVTRLQKQLGTTAVYVTHDQVEAMTMADKIVVLNGGKIEQYGSPLELYEKPANLFVAGFIGSPKMNFVTGEHALQKGAATIGVRPEHLKIERDGAGGWQGTIAVAEHLGSDTFLYVDAGPLGMLTARYIGELSLHAGDHVSLVPEPPRIHRFDASGNAVRL; encoded by the coding sequence ATGGGTCAGATCACACTTCAGGACGTGCAGAAATCCTTCGGCCCCGTGCACATCATCAAGGGCGCGGACCTGGAGATTGCCGACGGGTCGTTCGTGGTGTTCGTGGGGCCATCGGGCTGCGGCAAGACCACGCTCTTGCGGCTGATCGCGGGGCTCGAGGACGTCTCCGGCGGCAAGATCCTGATCGACGGCAAGAACGTGGTCGACACCCCGCCCGCCAAGCGCGGGCTCTCGATGGTATTCCAGTCCTATGCGCTCTATCCGCATATGAGCGTGCGCGGCAACATCGGCTTCGGCCTGAAGATGGCGGGGCTGGCCAAGGACGAGATCAACCGCAAGGTCGAGGCCGCCGCCGCGACGCTGAACCTCACGCCCTATCTCGACCGCAAGCCGCGCGAGCTCTCCGGCGGCCAGCGCCAGCGCGTCGCGATCGGGCGTGCCATCGTCCGCGAGCCCAAGGCGTTTTTGTTCGACGAGCCACTCTCCAATCTCGACGCGGCGTTGCGTGTGCAGATGCGCATCGAGGTGACGCGGCTCCAGAAGCAGCTCGGCACCACCGCGGTCTACGTCACCCACGACCAGGTCGAGGCCATGACCATGGCCGACAAGATCGTGGTGCTTAACGGCGGCAAGATCGAGCAATACGGCTCGCCGCTGGAGCTCTACGAGAAGCCGGCCAACCTTTTCGTCGCCGGCTTCATCGGCTCGCCCAAGATGAACTTCGTCACCGGCGAGCACGCCCTGCAGAAGGGCGCGGCAACGATCGGGGTGCGGCCGGAGCATCTCAAGATCGAGCGCGACGGTGCCGGCGGCTGGCAGGGAACGATCGCGGTGGCCGAGCATCTCGGCAGCGACACCTTCCTCTATGTCGATGCCGGTCCGCTCGGCATGCTGACGGCGCGCTACATCGGTGAATTGAGCCTGCACGCCGGCGACCATGTATCGCTGGTGCCGGAGCCCCCGCGCATCCATCGCTTCGACGCAAGCGGCAACGCGGTCAGGCTCTGA